DNA from Halogeometricum sp. S1BR25-6:
TCTATCTGGTCGGCCACGTCGGAGTGCGCCTGCGACTCCGTCTTGTAGCGCGCCCCCGAAGCAGGTTCGGCGAGGACGGAGGAGAGGTCGAGGTGCTTGGCCTTCTCGTGGTCGGTCTCTCGCTGGCGGAGCAGCGACGGGCGACCGATCATCTCGTCGACCGAGGTGAAGCCGAGTTCGGCCATTATCTCGCGGAACTCCTGCGCCATGAACGTCATGTAGTTGATGACGTGGTCGGGCTGACCGGGGAAGCGCTTGCGGAGGTCCTCCCGCTGGGTTGCGACGCCGACCGGACAGGTGTTCTCGTGGCACTGGCGGGCCATCACGCAACCCGAGGTGACGAGCGACGCCGTCCCGAACACGTACTCCTCGGCGCCAAGCAGGGCGGCGACGGCGATGTCGCGGCCCGTCTTCATCCCGCCGTCGGCGGTGACGCGGATGCGCGAGCGCAGGTCCGTCGCGCGGAGCATCTGGTTGGCCTCCGCGAGACCGAGTTCCCACGGCAGACCGGCGTTCTTGATCGAGGTCTTCGGCGAGGCGCCGGTGCCGCCGTCGTGGCCGGAGATGTGGACCACGTCGGCGTTCGCCTTCGCCACGCCCGCGGCGATGGTGCCGATGCCGGCGTCCGAGACGAGTTTGACGTTGACGTCGGCGTCCGGGTTGGCGGCCTTCAGGTCGTGGATGAGCTGTTTGAGGTCCTCGATGGAGTAGATGTCGTGCAGCGGCGGCGGCGAGATGAGGCCGACGCCCGGCGTCGCGAAGCGGACGTGCGCGATCATCTCGTTGACCTTCTTGCCGGGCAGGTGACCGCCCTCGCCGGGCTTCGAGCCCTGCGCCATCTTGATCTGTATCTCGTCCGCCGAGGAGAGATACTGGCTCGTGACGCCGAAGCGGCCCGAGGCCACCTGCTTCACGTTGCACTCTTTCTCCGTACCGAAACGCTCCGGCGGTTCGCCGCCCTCGCCGGAGTTGGACTTCCCGCCGATGCGGTTCATGGCGACGGAGTTGTTCTCGTGGGCCTCCGGCGAGAGGCTCCCGAGCGACATCGCCGCCGTCGAGAAGCGTTGTACTATCTCCTCGACGGGTTCGACCTCTTCGACGGGTACCGACTCGCGGTCGGGGTCGGGGTCGAACTCGAGCAGTCCGCGGAGGGTCTGAAGCTCCTTCGTCTGGTCGTTGACGAGGTCGGCGAACTCCTGGTACTTCTCGTAGTTGCCCGAGCGGACCGCCTGCTGGAGCGTCCCGACCGTCTTCGGGTTCCACTGGTGGTGGATGCCGTTCGAGCGGTGCTCGAACTCCCCTTGGTGTTGGAGTTCCGGGTCCGCGCCGTAGGCGACGGCGTGGCGGGTCATGAGGTCCTGCTCGATGACGTCGATGCCGATGCCCTCGGTCCGGATTTCGGTGCCCTCGAAGTACTCCGCGACGAAGTTCGAGTCGAGGCCGACCGCCTCGAATATCTGCGCGCCCTGGTAGGAGGCGACGGTGGAGATGCCCATCTTCGCCATCGTCTTCAGCACGCCGTCCTCGAGCGCCTTCGTGTAGGCGGCGATGGACGCCTCCTCGTCGGCGCCGTCGGGGCCGGCGACGATGTCGCCGATGGTCTGGTAGGCGAGGTAGGGGTTCACCGCGCCCGCGCCGTAGCCGATGAGCGTGGCCATGTGGTGAACCTCGCTCGGTTCGCCGGACTCGACGACGAGGCCGGCGTGGTTCCGCATGCCGTTGCGGACGAGGCTGTGGTGGACCGCGCCCGTCGCGAGCAGACTCGGGACGGCGGCGCGGTCCGGACCGAGGTTCCGGTCCGAGAGCACGACGACGTCGGCGCCGTCGGCGATGGCGCTCTTCGCGTCGTCGCGGACGCGTTCGACCGCCTCGCGGAGCGACGTGTCGGTCCCGAAGGTGATGTCCACGACCGTCGAGGACATCCCGCCGTCGAGGTCCTTGATGGCCGCCGTCTCAGCGTCGGAGACGATGGGCGAGTCGAGGACCAGTTGTCGCGCGTGCTCGGGCGTCTCGTCGAGGAGGTTGCGCTGGCCGCCGAGGCGCGACTCCAAGGAGGTGACGAGTTCCTCGCGGATGTAGTCTAAGGGAGGGTTCGTCACCTGCGCGAACAGTTGCTTGAAGTAGGTGAACAGCGGTCGGTCGAAGTCCGAGAGGACCGACAGGGGCGTGTCGTCGCCCATCGACCCGACCGGGTCCTTCCCGTCGCGCGCCATCGGTTCGATGAGGTGGTTCAACTGGTCGGTCGTGTAGCCGAAGGCGGCCTGTCGGGCGCGCAGGTCGTCGACGCGGCCCTGCGGCGCGTAGTCGTCGGCGTCGGCCAGTTCGTCCATCCGGCGCTGCTCGGACTCGACCCACTCGCCGTACTTCCCGTCGGTCAGCGAGTCGAACACCTCCTCGTCGGGGATGACGCGGCCCTCCTCGGGGTCGGCGACGAACAGTTGGCCGGGTTGGAGCCGGCCGCGTTCGCGAATCTCGGAGGGGTCGGTGTCGAGCGCCCCCACCTCGGAGGCCATGACGAGGCGGTTGTCGGTGGTCACGTCGTAGCGGCACGGTCGGAGGCCGTTGCGGTCGAGAACGGCGGCGACTCGGTCGCCGTCGGTGGCGGCCACCAGGGCGGGGCCGTCCCACGGTTCGACCAGGGAGGCGTGGTAGTCGTACCACTCCCGTCGCTCCGGCGCCATCGAGTCGTCGCCGTGGTACGCCTCGGGGATGAGCATCCGCAGGACGTGCGGGAGTTCGCGGCCGCCGCGGAGCAGTAGTTCCACGACGTTGTCGACGGAGGCGGTGTCGGACTGGTCCGCCCTCGTCACCGGTTTGATCTCCTCCAAGTCGTCGCCGAAGGCGGGGTGTTCGATGTCCGTCTCCCGCGCGCGCATCCAGTTGACGTTGCCCCGGATGGTGTTTATCTCGCCGTTGTGGACGACGTTGCGGTACGGGTGCGCGAGATGCCACGCGCCGAGCGTGTTCGTCGAGAACCGCTCGTGGACGAGCGTCAGCGTCGTCTTCATGCGCTCGTCGGTCAGGTCCGGGTAGTAGCTGGCGAGTTGGTCGCCCTTGAGCAGACCCTTGTAGACGAGCGTCTTCCGCGACAGCGAGCAGACGTAGAACCGGCCCGCGCCGGCCGAGTCGAGGTTCTCGACGGCGTTCTCGACGGCGCGGCGCCCGACGTACAGCGCTCGGTCGAACGCGTCGGCGTCCATCTCGTCGCCGGGGGCGACGAACGCCTGCCAGACGTCGGGTTCGGAGTCCACGGCGGTCTGACCGAGGTCGGAGTTGTCGGTGGGGACGTCCCGCCAGTGGAGCACCTCCAGTCCGTGTGCGCCCAGTTCTCGCTCGAACACCTCGACCAGCGTCTCCCGTTCGGCGTCCTCACCCGGCATGAAGACGGAACCGACGGCGTACTCTTCGGGCAACTCGGCGTCGACGACGGCGTCGAAGAACTCGTCGGGACGCTGTATCATGATGCCCGCCCCGTCGCCCGTGTCCTCCTCGGCACCGGTGGTGCCCCGGTGTTCGAGGTTGATGAGAAGTTCCAATCCGTCGGCGACGGTCTCGTGACTCGCTCCACCGTCGAGGTCGATTACGGCTCCGACCCCACAGTTCGAACGCTCGTCGGTCGGGTCCGCTAACCCGGCCGATTTCGCAGGGGTGTCTCTATGTGGCTTGGTCATGTGTCTCACTTTCGGTCCTCCGTTTAAACGAGTTTTCCTGAAAGCATAAGGGTATGTTAATCACATATTAGGAGATATTATTGTAAACGGTCTTTGTATAAGGTACGGGCGATGGCGCGTATTCGCTGCGCTGGGGCGGATGGAGGAAACTCGAAAAAGGCGGGGTCGGACGGTCTCTCGGTTCGGATTTAGACGCGTCGTCGGAGTCGGATGCGGTCGTCGTCGTAGGAGTCGACGTGTTCGTCGCGGAGTTCGTTGGAGTCGTCGTCGTCCCAACCGAGCATGTCCTTCAGTTTGTCCGTGAGACCGTCGCTGTCGTTGTCGCGGTCGACCGTGGCGCGGCCGTCGTTCACGTCGTGCACGGTGCCGACACGCGTTCCGTCCGCCGTTACGACGTCTTTGTTCCGGTCGTCGTCCGTGAAGTTAGTTCGTGCCATTGCGTTCTAATTTTTAGCGGAGTTCGTAAGGAATTATTGGCCGGGGAACCACCTAATTCGTCCCCGTGGGTAATTCGAGGAAGGCCGAATCCGACCTCCGGCATACATTCGAGATTAGTGACACACCATCGGCGCCACGACCGAGGGGACGGCGAAGTGAAATCCGCCTGTTCGCGCGCGTTCAGTACGACTTCGCGAAGTACGCCGTCTCCTCGGCGCCCTCGCCGCAGACAGCGCACTCCTCGCCGGCGTGGATCTCCGCCGCTTCGTCGCGGAGGGGGACCATCACGATTTCGGCCGCCAACTGGTCTTTGATCTCCGTCTCGCAGTCCTCGTCGCCGCACCACGGCGCCTTCACGTAGCCGCCGTGCTGACCGATGGTGCCGAGGATGTCCGCGCGCGAGTCCGCCTCGCGGACGTTCTCTTCTAGGTTCTCCTCCGCGGCGGCGTACAGTTTCGCGTACACCTCGTCGAACTCCTCCCGCACCGTCTCGGCGATGTCCTCGCGGGGGACCTCCTTGGACTCGCCGTCGGGGCGGTGGACGACCGTCACGACTTCGTCGTCCACCTCGTTCGGACCGATCTCGAAGCGGACGGGAACTCCCTTCAGTTCCCACTCGTTGAACTTGAAGCCGGGGTTGCGCTCGTCGCGGTCGTCGAGTTCGACGCGGACGCCGGCGTCCTCCAACTCGTCGGCGACCGACTCGGCGTAGTCGAGCACGTTCTCCTGCGTGTCGGCCTGCCAGATGGGAACCACGACGACCTGTTCGGGGGCGACGGTCGGCGGCAGGACGAGGCCCTGGTCGTCAGAGTGGGTCATGATGAGTGCGCCGAGTGCGCGCCAGGAGAGGCCCCACGAGGTGGTGTGTGCGACCTGACTGTCCTCGCCCTCGTCGGTGTACGTGATGTCGAACGCCTCGGCGAACGACGTGCCGAGGTGGTGGGAGGTGCCAGCCTGCACGGACTTGCCGTCGGGCATCAGGGCCTCGACGGTCGTCGTCTTCTTCGCCCCGGGGAACTTGTCGTGCTCGGGCTTGGCGCCCCGGAGGACCGGGATGGCGAGGAGGTCCTCGTACATCGCGGCGTACTGGTCGAGGCGCATCAACGTCTCGTCCCACGCGCTCTCGTCGGTCGCGTGCGCGGTGTGACCCTCCTGCCAGAGGAACTCCTTCGTCCGGAAGAACGGCTTCGTCTCCGTGGCCTCCCAGCGGACGACGGAGGTCCACTGGTTCACGCGCAGGGGCAGGTCGCGGTGGCTCCGGACCCACTGGGCCATGTAGGGGGCGATGATGGACTCGGAGGTGGGCCGGACGGCCAGTCGCTCCTCCAACTCCTCGCGGCCGGCGTGGGTGACCCACGCCACCTCGGGGTCGAACCCCTCGACGACGTCCTTCTCCCGTTCGAGGTACTGCTCGGGGATGAGCATTGGGAAGTACGCGTTCTGTACCCCCGTCGCCTTGAACTCGGTGTCGAGGTAATCCTGCACGCGCTCCCAGAGGGCGTAGGCGCGCGGACGCGTGACGATGAAGCCGCTCATCCCCTCGGGTCCGTAGTTGGCCAACTCGGCCTTCTGGACGACCTCCGCGTACCACTCGCCCGTGTTGTACTGCTTGGACTCGGTGATACCGAGTTCCTGCTCGTCGCTCATTACCGCTATTTCACCCGACTGCGGTCTTAAATGTCCTGAAGCGTCGGAGTCGTCCCGTGTTCGACGGGTGGACGCCCGTCGTCGCCCGCCCGACGCCGAACGTTCGGCGCTCCCGAGTGGTCGCCGCCGCTGAGAGTCCCGGCCGACGAGAGGAAGAGGTAGCTACAAACCGTCGGCCGACGTAGGACAGTATGGGTGAAGACCATGCTAACACACGGCACGAACGGGCCGGCGCGGAGCGGAGGGATGGACTCCGGAACGAACGGGTCGGCGGACACCGACCGGGAAGAGATTCGCGTCGAGTTGTGGTGCGAGGCGACGCGGACCGGGGGCGACAGCGAGTTCGACCGAATCGCAGAGCGCCTCCGACGACTCGCCGACCGCGGCGACGTCGACGCGGCGGCCGTCGAAACGTGGGACCGGTACGTGGACGTCTCGGGCGGGTTCGTTCGGGACGACACCGCGAGAGAGACCAGAGACCGCCTCGCCCGACTCCGCGAGTGGACGTGGCGGCGCCGCGAGGAGTCCGCGGCCGCGGCCGGGGCCGGGTCCGCCGGTCGCGGGCGACTCGGACCCGCCGTCGAACTGCACCGCGTTCCGCGCGCCGTGCTCGTCGAGTTCGAGAACGGCGTGGTGCGGAACGTGACGTTCGCCGACGAGCACACCGGCTGTCTCACCGACCGGCTGGAGAGCCTGGCGGAGCGCGAGCGGTCGGAGTCGGTCTCCGAGTCGCCGTCTGCCTCGACGTCCGCCGACCGCGCCTCCGACCGGACGCGGGACCGGGAACGGGGACGAGAACGGGACCGTCGGAATCGGACCCGGTCCCGGTCGCACGAACGTGAACGTGAACGCGAACGGGTCCGGTCCTAATCGAACGAGACGGCGAACGGACTCGACCGGTCGCGCCACTCCCACCCCGGCAGGCGCGTCTGGAACCCGGCGGCGAGGGCGGCGTCCAAGTCGTCCGCGCCGGCGGCGCCGCCGGTGTGCGTCCGCGTGTCCGCGAAGTGAAACGTCGCCTGCGCGAGCAGCGACAGCGGCTGTCCGCCTGCGACGGCCGCGGCCAGTTCCCGCCCGAGCACCTCGTCGACGACGAAGCCGGGGTAGTCGCCTTCGACGTCCAATCCCCGCAGGAGTCCGACGTAGCCCGCGACGTTGACGGCCACTTCCCCGTCGGCGAACACGGTTTCGACCTCCTCTCGATACCGCTCTTCGGACACCGTCGCCACCTCCGTCTCGAACAGGTCGCCCAACGCTGTGCGCGTCTCGTTCAACAGCGGAACGACGACGGACGAGCGGTCTCGGACCCAGCGGGCCTCCTCGGCGACGGACTCGGGAGTGAGCTTCATACCCCCTCCAGGGAGCCGAAACGCTTCGACTTTGCGAAGAGTTTTATACGGAGGAGGGAATACGTCCGAGTAAGCGGGTTTTCCCTGCCTCTTCCCGCAGACAGGATAGCAGAAGATAGCGATCCGAACGCAGACGTTGCCTATGCTCTCTCACGATTACATCCCTTGCGACCGCGCGGCCGTAGTTGCCGCCTCGTCGTTCGAGACACCCCGAGGCAGTGACCCGACCCTGATGCCGTCCGTCACGACACGGACGAGTGGTACTCACTTATGAGTTCAGTAGATAAGCAGCTCGAGGAACTGAAAGCAGAGATAACGAACGAACTTCCTTCGGACATCTCCGTCTCCGACGTCAAGTACGAAGGCCCGGAACTCGTCGTCTACACGCGCGACCCGAAGGAGTTCGCACAGAACGGCGACCTCATCCGAAAGCTCGCCAGCAAACTCCGGAAGCGCATCACCGTGCGCCCGGCCCCCGAGGTGCTCTCGCCCCCGCGCGACGCGGAGGAGCAGGTCCTCGAAGTCATCCCGGAGGACGCGGGCGTCACCGACCTCGATTTCCACGAGGACACCGGCGAAGTCGTCATCGAGGCGTCGAAGCCGGGCATGGTCATCGGCCGCCACGGTTCGACGCTCCGGAAGATAACTCAGCAGGTGGGTTGGACGCCCGAAGTCGTCCGCACCCCGCCCATCGAGTCCTCCACCGTCTCGAACGTCCGTAACTTCCTGAAGCAGGAACGCGACGAGCGACGGCAGATTCTCGAACGGGTCGGCCGACAGATCCACCGCCAGCAGCTCTCGGACGACGAGTGGGTCCGCATCTCCACGCTCGGGTGCTGCCGGGAGGTCGGACGCGCCTCCTTTATCCTCTCGACGCCGGAGACGCGCATCCTCATCGACTGCGGCGACAAGCCGGGGTCGGACGACGTGCCGTACCTCCAAGTACCCGAGGCGCTCGGGTCCGGCGCGAACTCGCTGGACGCCGTCGTCCTCACGCACGCCCACCTCGACCACTCGGCGCTCGTCCCCCTGTTGTTCAAGTACGGCTACGACGGACCCATCTATACGACCGAACCGACGCGCGACCTGATGGGGCTGCTCACGCTCGATTACCTCGACGTGGCCGCCAAGGAGGGCCGCACGCCGCCGTACGAGTCCGAGATGGTTCGCGAGGCGCTCAAACACTGCATCCCGCTCGAATACGGCGACGTGACCGACATCGCGCCGGACGTGAAGCTCACCTTCCACAACGCGGGGCACATCCTCGGCTCGGCGGTGTCGCACTTCCACATCGGCGACGGCCTCTACAACGTCGCCTTCTCCGGCGACATCCACTACGAGGACACGCGCCTGTTCAACGGCGCGGTCAACGACTTCCCGCGCGTGGAGACGCTCGTCCTCGAATCCACCTACGGCGGCCGGAACGATTACCAGACCGACCAAGCGGACTCCGAGCAGAAACTCATCGACGTCATCAACAAGACGCACGACCAGGGCGGGAAGGTGCTCATCCCGGCGTTCGCCGTCGGTCGCTCCCAAGAGATCATGCTCGTCTTGGAGGAGGCGATGCGCTCGGGGAAGATTCCGAGCATGCCCGTCCACCTCGACGGGATGATCTGGGAGGCGACGGCCATCCACACCACCTACCCCGAGTACCTCCGCGACGACCTCCGAGACAGAATCTTCCACGAGGACGAGAACCCGTTCCTCGCCGAGGAGTTCAACCACATTGACGGCGGCGAGGAGGAGCGACAGGAGGTGACCGACGGCGGTCCGGCCATCGTGCTCTCGACCTCCGGGATGGTCACCGGCGGCCCCATCATGTCGTGGCTCCGCCACGTCGGCCCCGACCCGGACTCCCGCCTCGTCTTCGTCGGCTACCAGGCGCAGGGAACGCTCGGGCGCCGTATCCAGAACGGCTGGGACGAGATTCCGGTCAACGACCGGGACAACATGGGACGCTCGAACACGCTCACGCTGAAGATGGATGTCGAGACGGTTGACGGCTTCTCCGGGCACGCCGACCGCGCGGGGCTTGAGAACTTCGTGAAGACGATGAATCCGCGCCCCGAGAAGGTGCTGTGCGTCCACGGCGACGAGCGCTCCGTGCAGGACCTCTCCTCGGCGCTGTACCACAACTACAATATGCGGACGTTCGCGCCGAAGAACCTCGAGACGTTCCGGTTCAAGTAGCGACGACCCGCCCGCAGACTACCACCTTCTTGCCGCTCCCCCGCCCACCGGAAGACATGCGTCTCGCACTCATCGCACACGACGAGAAGAAACCGGACCTCATCGACTTCGCGCAGAACCGCAGCGACGACCTCGACCACTTCGAGTTGATGGCGACGGGGACGACCGGCAAGCGCCTCATCGAGGCGACGGGCCTCGACATCGAACGCAAGCAGTCGGGGCCGCTCGGCGGCGACATGCAGATCGGCGCCGAGATAGCCAGCGAGGACTGCCACGGCGTCATCTTCCTGCGCGACCCGCTCACCGCCCAACCGCACGAACCGGACATCACGGCGCTGCTCCGCATCTGCGACGTCCACGACGTCCCCCTCGCGACCAACCTCGCCAGCGCCGACGCCGTCCTCGACGAACTCATGGACCAACTGGAGGGAGAGTTCGACCACCGCGAGTAGACCGACTCTCCGTGCTGATACTCAGGCCGAACGTTCAAGTCCGATAGAGGAGACAGTAATTGTATGCTACATATCTCGCGTGCGCTGTTCGCCGTCCTCCTCGTGGCCGTCCTCGCGGCCGCGACGGCGGCGCCGGCGGCCGCGCAGACCGGTTCCGCGGCCGACCCGACGGTCGGCGACGAATCGGGCGAACTGCGGTGCTTCCCGCCCGGCGGGCACGACCTGGACATCGGGACCGAGGGGCCGGGAATCGCGGTGACCGTCCACACCTCGCTGTTCACGAACCTCGGCGACGAAGGCGCTCTCGGCATGGAAGCACGCGGGTCGGCGCTGAACGCGACGATAATCGAACTCCGCACGGGCGTCGTCTTCGACGGCGTCGGCACCCTCGGCGACTTCCTCTCGGACCCGTTCTCGCGGTTCGCGATTCTGTTCGACTACACGTTCGAGTTGCCGATGTTCGTCGGGATGGTCGACAGTCCGGGCTACGAGTCCGACGAGTCGCCGGTGACGGGCGTCGAGTCGCGCGGGTGCGGGGAGTAGCGCCGCCGAGAGACCGACGTTCGTTCGTCCGCGTCGCCGGCCGACTCGACGGGCGGAACCCTTTTTGTACCGATGTTCCAAACCCGGGGACGTCCGTTTCGTCCCCGAGGTACTCCAGTGACTACAAACCTGATTTCCGACGAACTGTCCGTTCCGTGGCGTTCCCGCACCGTTCAGGCCGTCCTGTCGAGCACGCTGCTGGCGCCGTTCAGCGTCACGCTCATCAGCCCCGGATTGCCGGTCTACCGGCGAGCGTTCGGCGTCACCGACGCGGAGGCGAGCCTCCTGCTCTCGGCGGTGCTGATTCCGGGGGTGGTCCTCTCGCCCGTGGCGGGCCTCCTCGCGGACCGCCTCGGTCGGCGGCGGGTGCTCGTCGCCAGCCTCCTCGTCTGGAGCGTCACGGGGGCGGCCGTCACGCTCCGCCCCGCCTTCTGGTCCGTCGTCGCGCTCAGACTCGCTCAGGGGGCCGCGCTGGCCGGAATCATCGTCACGACCATCTCGCTCATCGGCGACTCCTTCGAGGGCGTCCGGCGAAACGCGGTCCTCGGCATCAACGCGGCCGTCCTCTCCGCGGGCGCCGCCGTGTACCCGCTCGTGGGCGGTGCGCTGGTGGTCGTCGCGTGGAACGCCCCGTTCGCGCTGTACCTCCTCGGTCTCCCGGTGGCGTTCTTCGCGGCACGCGTCCTCGATGAACCGCTGCTGGAACGCCGGACGCGAAGCCTCGCCTACCTCCGCCGCGTCGTCACCGCGCTCTCGGCGAAGGACGCGGCGGTGCTGTACGGGTCGGCGCTCGTCATCGAACTCCTGCTGTTCGGTGCGATGTTCACCGGACTCCCGTTCCTCCTCGCGGGTACGTACGGCCTTTCGCCGCTCCGCATCGGCCTCGTCGTGACCGTCAGCGAGGTGGCGTCGATGGTGACGGCGACGCAGAACGGGCGCCTCGCCGCACGATTCTCCGACGAGCGGATCATCGCCGTCGGGTTCGTCGTCGCCGCCGCCGGACTCGTCGGCGCGTGGGTCGCTCCGACGCCTCTCTTTCTCACCGCTGCGATGGTCGGCTTCGGCGGAGGGTGGGGACTGACGCTACCGTCCATCGACGCCGGGGTCAGCGACCTCGTCCCGGCGCAGTTCCGGGCGGGGGCGCTGAGTTTCCGGGGGAGCGCGACGTTCCTCGGGCGCGCCCTCGGTCCGCTCCTCTTCGCCGGAATCGGCCTACGAACCGGCTACCGTCCGCTCTTCCTGTTCGGCGGTGTCGGTGCGTTCGCGTTCGGCGCCGCCCTCCTCGCGGCGACGAGGTAGGCCCGCGCGGTCAGTCGGCGGCGTCCGCCGGGTCGACCACCGATTCCGCCACCTCGTCGACGCCCACGCGGTCGCACAGGTCGTACACCGGACACGCCTCCGGGCCGTCGAGGCACGCCGGCTTTCGCGCTTTGCAGTACTCCCGGCCGAACTGTATCATCGCGGTGTGCCCGAAGCCGCACTTCTCGGCGGGAACGTCGCGTTCGAGGTGTTCTCGCACCTCCTCGTGGTCGGCGTCGGCGGGTGCGAGACCCATCCGACGGGCGATGCGGTGGACGTGCGTGTCGACGGGGAAGACGCCGCCGCGGCCGCCCGAAAACAGGAGCACGCAGTCGGCCGTCTTCGGACCGACGCCGTGGATGTCGAGCAGTCGCTCCCTGACCTCGGCGGGGTCTTCGTCCTTCACGAACGCGTCGAAGCCGTCGGCGCCGCCGAACTCCTCGCAGATTCGCTCCGCGGCGCCGACGATCATCTCCGATTTCTGGTTGTACAACCCCGCAGAAGAGATGGTCTCGACGAGTTCGGACTGCTCGGCGTTCGCCAGCGACTCCGCGAGGTCACTGCGCTCACGGGTCGCTTCGCTCCCCGTTCGCGTCTCCGAGGCGCTCCGCGCCTCGCTTCCCGCATACCGCTCCACCAGCGAATCGTGCGCCGGTTGACTCGCCGCGTCGCTGGTGTTCTGGCTGAGGATGGTTCGGACCAGACACTCGAAGGCGTCCTGTCCGCCGTAGGCCTTCTGCCAGTACATCTCGCCCAGTTCGTCGACGACGGCCTCGGCGTGCGTCTCCGCCGTCTCGGGGTCGAACTCCGCCGAAGCGCCGACGCCGCCGCTGATGTTGTTCGCGGGTTCTTCGGGCATAGCGGGGGGGAGGGCCGCCGCGTCGAAAAACGGTCGGAAAGCGGTGAGTCGACGGTCGTCGCCGCCGAGGGAGTCGACTACTCCACGCGGAGCGTGAGCGTCACCTCGCCGCCGGCGGCGAGAGCCTCGACCATCTCGCGGTCGAAGTCGGCGGCGGCGGCGGCGGCGTCGACCAGCACCGTGCGGTCGTCCGCGTAGTCGCTCGTCCGGCCGACGTGGCTCCGGTCGCCCTCGAACGTTAGGTCCGGGTGGCCGCGTCCCTCGATTCGCTCCCGGTGCGTCTCGCCGTCGTCCGTCTCCACCTCGACGGTGGCCGCGATGGTCGCCTCGGCGTCCCGACAGGCCTCGACGAACTCGGCCGAGAAGTCCGCGGGGACCCGGTCGGCCTCCACCGCGAGGATGCAGTCGCCGGCCGGCGTGAGCCAGTCGTCCGAGGTGACCTCGAACGTGCTCGCGTGCTCGGCGGAGACGTTCTCGTGCCCGCGCGCGCGGACGATTTCTTCGTACATACCGGTCGGTGTCGGCCCGGCGGTAAGTCGTCCTCGGTTCGTCCGAAGCGGGCAAAACTGGCAGACGGCCGTCAGACGAACGGCAGACGGTGGCGCCGAATTTGCCTCTCCGTGCTCCACGTTACCATTAATCACTTTATAAGTGGCGAGACGGATGCGCAGGACGCATATCAGGTCGCTACACGGCCCGTGGTAGCCGTTTTCACAGACCACGACCACCGAAGTCTTTATACGTAGCCATGCACAAGGTGGTAATACCAGAACGCCTCCGGCGTTCCGGCGGCACAGCACGCAGAATGATCGGGAATTCTTATCCACGGCCGGTCGCACCCTCACGAGCAGCCGCCACGCACGGAGTGGTAATGGTATCGAG
Protein-coding regions in this window:
- a CDS encoding beta-CASP ribonuclease aCPSF1, which gives rise to MSSVDKQLEELKAEITNELPSDISVSDVKYEGPELVVYTRDPKEFAQNGDLIRKLASKLRKRITVRPAPEVLSPPRDAEEQVLEVIPEDAGVTDLDFHEDTGEVVIEASKPGMVIGRHGSTLRKITQQVGWTPEVVRTPPIESSTVSNVRNFLKQERDERRQILERVGRQIHRQQLSDDEWVRISTLGCCREVGRASFILSTPETRILIDCGDKPGSDDVPYLQVPEALGSGANSLDAVVLTHAHLDHSALVPLLFKYGYDGPIYTTEPTRDLMGLLTLDYLDVAAKEGRTPPYESEMVREALKHCIPLEYGDVTDIAPDVKLTFHNAGHILGSAVSHFHIGDGLYNVAFSGDIHYEDTRLFNGAVNDFPRVETLVLESTYGGRNDYQTDQADSEQKLIDVINKTHDQGGKVLIPAFAVGRSQEIMLVLEEAMRSGKIPSMPVHLDGMIWEATAIHTTYPEYLRDDLRDRIFHEDENPFLAEEFNHIDGGEEERQEVTDGGPAIVLSTSGMVTGGPIMSWLRHVGPDPDSRLVFVGYQAQGTLGRRIQNGWDEIPVNDRDNMGRSNTLTLKMDVETVDGFSGHADRAGLENFVKTMNPRPEKVLCVHGDERSVQDLSSALYHNYNMRTFAPKNLETFRFK
- a CDS encoding methylglyoxal synthase — encoded protein: MRLALIAHDEKKPDLIDFAQNRSDDLDHFELMATGTTGKRLIEATGLDIERKQSGPLGGDMQIGAEIASEDCHGVIFLRDPLTAQPHEPDITALLRICDVHDVPLATNLASADAVLDELMDQLEGEFDHRE
- a CDS encoding DUF7332 family protein; its protein translation is MLHISRALFAVLLVAVLAAATAAPAAAQTGSAADPTVGDESGELRCFPPGGHDLDIGTEGPGIAVTVHTSLFTNLGDEGALGMEARGSALNATIIELRTGVVFDGVGTLGDFLSDPFSRFAILFDYTFELPMFVGMVDSPGYESDESPVTGVESRGCGE
- a CDS encoding MFS transporter, producing the protein MTTNLISDELSVPWRSRTVQAVLSSTLLAPFSVTLISPGLPVYRRAFGVTDAEASLLLSAVLIPGVVLSPVAGLLADRLGRRRVLVASLLVWSVTGAAVTLRPAFWSVVALRLAQGAALAGIIVTTISLIGDSFEGVRRNAVLGINAAVLSAGAAVYPLVGGALVVVAWNAPFALYLLGLPVAFFAARVLDEPLLERRTRSLAYLRRVVTALSAKDAAVLYGSALVIELLLFGAMFTGLPFLLAGTYGLSPLRIGLVVTVSEVASMVTATQNGRLAARFSDERIIAVGFVVAAAGLVGAWVAPTPLFLTAAMVGFGGGWGLTLPSIDAGVSDLVPAQFRAGALSFRGSATFLGRALGPLLFAGIGLRTGYRPLFLFGGVGAFAFGAALLAATR
- a CDS encoding endonuclease III domain-containing protein → MPEEPANNISGGVGASAEFDPETAETHAEAVVDELGEMYWQKAYGGQDAFECLVRTILSQNTSDAASQPAHDSLVERYAGSEARSASETRTGSEATRERSDLAESLANAEQSELVETISSAGLYNQKSEMIVGAAERICEEFGGADGFDAFVKDEDPAEVRERLLDIHGVGPKTADCVLLFSGGRGGVFPVDTHVHRIARRMGLAPADADHEEVREHLERDVPAEKCGFGHTAMIQFGREYCKARKPACLDGPEACPVYDLCDRVGVDEVAESVVDPADAAD
- a CDS encoding DUF371 domain-containing protein; the encoded protein is MYEEIVRARGHENVSAEHASTFEVTSDDWLTPAGDCILAVEADRVPADFSAEFVEACRDAEATIAATVEVETDDGETHRERIEGRGHPDLTFEGDRSHVGRTSDYADDRTVLVDAAAAAADFDREMVEALAAGGEVTLTLRVE